The following are from one region of the Leptospira terpstrae serovar Hualin str. LT 11-33 = ATCC 700639 genome:
- the panB gene encoding 3-methyl-2-oxobutanoate hydroxymethyltransferase, producing the protein MKNIILQYKKKYDAGEPISVITCYDYTFATLFNRTEVDCLLVGDSLGMVIQGNQSTLPVTLDEIIYHTKAVCKGAPDKTIVADLPFLSYQTSIEEGIRSAGRVLKETNASCVKLEGDSDFIIELTKRMTESGIPVFAHLGLTPQSVHTLGGHRVQGKTEAARSKMIRKSRELAEAGAFALLLEMVPESLGKEITEAIRIPTIGIGAGKYTSGQVLVMQDLLGLNEDFHPKFLKKFGNLSGAVKDAVNLYHREVSKREYPAETHVFSDT; encoded by the coding sequence ATGAAAAACATTATTCTACAGTATAAAAAAAAATACGATGCGGGAGAACCCATCTCCGTAATCACTTGTTACGATTATACCTTTGCCACACTTTTTAACCGAACCGAAGTAGATTGTTTGCTTGTGGGGGATTCTCTCGGAATGGTGATCCAAGGAAACCAGTCCACACTTCCTGTCACACTGGATGAAATCATCTATCATACTAAGGCAGTTTGTAAAGGAGCTCCTGACAAAACTATCGTTGCCGATTTGCCATTTTTATCTTACCAAACCTCTATTGAAGAAGGGATCCGTTCTGCTGGCCGAGTTTTGAAAGAAACCAATGCTTCTTGCGTGAAACTAGAAGGGGATTCTGACTTTATCATCGAACTTACCAAAAGGATGACAGAATCCGGGATTCCAGTTTTTGCTCATTTGGGGCTTACTCCTCAGTCGGTGCACACTCTCGGCGGACACCGTGTCCAAGGAAAAACCGAAGCCGCTCGTTCCAAAATGATCCGTAAATCCAGAGAACTCGCGGAAGCAGGCGCCTTTGCTTTGTTACTCGAAATGGTTCCCGAATCCTTAGGCAAAGAAATAACAGAAGCCATCCGCATTCCTACCATTGGCATTGGGGCAGGAAAGTATACCTCGGGTCAAGTGCTTGTGATGCAGGATTTACTGGGTCTGAATGAAGACTTTCATCCTAAGTTTTTGAAGAAATTTGGGAATCTCAGTGGGGCAGTGAAGGATGCGGTGAATTTATACCACCGCGAAGTTTCTAAACGTGAGTATCCAGCGGAGACCCACGTTTTTTCTGATACTTAA
- a CDS encoding ABC-F family ATP-binding cassette domain-containing protein yields the protein MIQFIQIHQHFGPKVLFEGFSWHIKPGCRVAIVGPNGSGKTTLFQMAAGKMKPESGEVIRSKNTVLSLFQQIPEFSPETSVIDTVLDENKLYAEYDGKRKQIESKFETIDHEDPAFEELLHEQSDLEEFAHLHDLHGLEARAKKILSGLGFSTTDFLRKTKEFSPGYHHRIGLAIALLNPHNLLLLDEPTNHLDDKTKSWLADFLVSQNQAFVLVTHDPEFLNQTVDTIIEINPHGTFEFQGSLEEFFEAKNEIQEKLKAQFEKEETYLKSRMEWVERFRAQATKARQVQSVIKRLEKRDRVENPEESFWNQKPDYQFQFVPSSNIILRLENASFSYPDKNTGVKKKIFENAEIEISAGDKVALVGPNGAGKSTLMRCLLERHKLDSGSLYYGPKTKLGYFSQTHGEDLDESLNLVETVIKKYPELSEEKARTLLGHFAFPGDGVFKSVKHLSGGEQSRLRLALLVQHPTNCLFLDEPTNHLDIVIREAIKRSLIDFPGSLLIISHDPDFMKGLCNRTFQLSGGVLQNLNCSFDDYLKFHKEDEKESPAPNPLGKAKFEEKKANPQASKNKRKKLEKEISDLEVQIERLEKNKKDKEELLQDPEFFKNRSFQLEMDTYNDIKREVALLTKRWEDATQELEEMGGVT from the coding sequence TTGATCCAATTCATCCAAATCCACCAACATTTCGGCCCCAAAGTCCTCTTTGAGGGATTCAGCTGGCATATCAAACCAGGATGTCGCGTTGCCATAGTCGGTCCCAACGGATCCGGTAAAACGACCCTTTTCCAGATGGCAGCCGGAAAGATGAAACCGGAATCCGGAGAAGTGATTCGTTCGAAAAATACGGTCCTTTCCCTTTTCCAACAGATCCCCGAATTTAGTCCTGAAACTTCGGTCATCGATACTGTCCTCGATGAAAACAAACTCTATGCTGAATATGATGGGAAACGAAAACAAATCGAATCCAAATTCGAAACCATTGATCATGAAGATCCTGCCTTTGAAGAACTCCTGCACGAACAAAGTGATCTAGAAGAATTTGCCCACTTACACGACTTACACGGTCTGGAAGCCAGAGCAAAAAAAATTCTATCGGGGCTTGGTTTCTCCACAACTGACTTCCTTCGCAAAACCAAAGAATTTTCACCGGGTTACCACCACCGCATCGGCCTTGCCATTGCCCTTCTCAATCCGCATAATTTATTACTTTTGGATGAACCTACAAACCATTTGGACGACAAAACCAAATCTTGGTTAGCTGACTTTCTTGTTTCACAAAACCAAGCCTTTGTTCTTGTGACCCATGATCCTGAATTTTTAAACCAAACAGTCGATACTATCATTGAAATCAATCCTCATGGAACATTTGAATTCCAAGGAAGTTTGGAAGAATTTTTTGAAGCAAAAAATGAAATCCAAGAAAAACTAAAAGCCCAATTCGAAAAGGAAGAAACTTATCTTAAGTCTCGAATGGAATGGGTAGAAAGATTTCGTGCCCAAGCAACCAAAGCAAGGCAAGTCCAATCGGTCATCAAACGATTAGAAAAAAGAGACCGAGTGGAAAATCCAGAAGAATCATTCTGGAACCAAAAGCCAGACTACCAATTTCAATTTGTCCCCTCGAGTAATATCATCCTTCGTTTAGAGAATGCCTCTTTTTCTTATCCTGATAAAAATACAGGAGTGAAAAAGAAAATCTTTGAAAATGCAGAGATTGAAATTTCAGCAGGCGACAAAGTGGCGCTCGTTGGTCCCAATGGTGCAGGAAAATCAACTCTCATGCGTTGTCTTTTAGAGAGACACAAACTAGATTCTGGTTCTCTCTATTATGGACCTAAAACCAAACTCGGATACTTCTCGCAAACACACGGCGAAGATTTGGACGAAAGTTTAAATCTTGTAGAAACGGTCATAAAAAAATACCCAGAACTCAGCGAAGAAAAAGCAAGGACCCTCCTTGGACACTTTGCGTTTCCCGGGGACGGGGTGTTTAAATCCGTAAAACACTTATCAGGTGGAGAACAAAGCCGCCTCCGGTTGGCCCTACTTGTCCAACATCCTACCAATTGTCTATTTTTGGATGAACCGACCAATCATTTGGACATAGTAATTCGGGAAGCCATCAAACGTTCCCTCATCGACTTTCCAGGAAGCCTACTCATCATCAGCCACGACCCGGATTTTATGAAGGGACTATGTAACCGCACCTTCCAACTCTCCGGTGGTGTTTTACAAAACCTAAATTGCAGTTTTGACGACTACCTCAAGTTCCATAAGGAAGATGAAAAGGAATCGCCGGCCCCAAATCCTTTGGGCAAAGCGAAGTTCGAGGAAAAAAAAGCAAATCCTCAGGCCAGCAAAAACAAACGGAAAAAATTAGAGAAAGAAATTTCCGATTTGGAAGTCCAAATAGAAAGACTGGAAAAAAATAAAAAGGACAAAGAGGAACTTTTACAGGATCCAGAGTTCTTTAAAAACAGAAGTTTTCAGTTGGAAATGGACACTTATAACGATATTAAAAGAGAAGTTGCTCTCCTTACGAAACGTTGGGAGGATGCAACGCAAGAACTAGAAGAAATGGGCGGAGTCACATAA
- a CDS encoding 3-deoxy-7-phosphoheptulonate synthase, whose amino-acid sequence MKPTANLRILEQHSLIPPSVIMEEFPLTDQACEVVVRTRSEISDIIHGKDNKRMLVVVGPCSVHDIGAVMEYASKLKPKIEEFKNELLIVMRVYFEKPRTTVGWKGLINDPDLDGSFHINKGLQLARKLLLDLNNMGIPCGTEFLDVISPQYIADLVAWGAIGARTTESQVHRELASGLSAPIGFKNGTDGNVQIAVDAIRSAGSSHHFLSVTNQGSSAIFRTAGNKDTHVILRGGNKGPNYDEASVTEVCAQIEKAGLPAKVMVDCSHGNSQKDFRKQPSVIDAVAEQFAKGSNHILGVMIESHLKEGNQSIDAKPLVYGQSITDACVSWETTVPMLERLAEAAKKRK is encoded by the coding sequence ATGAAACCTACAGCCAATTTAAGAATTTTAGAACAACATAGTCTGATTCCTCCCTCTGTCATTATGGAAGAGTTTCCATTGACAGACCAAGCCTGTGAAGTCGTTGTCCGCACAAGAAGTGAAATATCAGACATCATCCACGGAAAAGACAATAAACGTATGTTAGTTGTTGTTGGTCCTTGTTCTGTACATGACATTGGTGCCGTAATGGAATACGCATCAAAATTAAAACCCAAAATTGAAGAATTCAAAAACGAACTCCTTATCGTCATGAGAGTTTATTTTGAAAAACCAAGAACTACTGTGGGTTGGAAAGGACTCATCAACGATCCCGATTTGGATGGATCTTTTCATATCAACAAAGGCCTACAACTTGCCCGCAAACTTTTGTTAGATTTAAATAATATGGGAATCCCTTGCGGAACCGAATTTTTAGATGTGATCTCTCCCCAATACATTGCTGATTTAGTAGCTTGGGGTGCCATTGGTGCTAGAACCACGGAAAGCCAAGTGCATCGTGAATTGGCATCTGGTTTGTCCGCTCCCATTGGATTTAAAAATGGAACGGATGGAAATGTACAAATTGCAGTAGATGCCATTCGGTCTGCGGGATCAAGTCACCATTTCCTTTCCGTCACCAACCAAGGGAGTAGTGCGATTTTTCGTACGGCGGGAAACAAAGACACACATGTGATTTTACGTGGGGGAAACAAAGGACCTAACTATGATGAGGCGTCTGTCACTGAAGTTTGTGCACAAATTGAAAAAGCCGGCCTTCCTGCAAAAGTGATGGTAGACTGTTCTCATGGAAATAGCCAAAAAGACTTTCGTAAACAACCCAGTGTGATCGATGCGGTTGCCGAACAATTTGCCAAAGGGAGCAATCATATCTTGGGTGTGATGATTGAAAGCCATCTCAAAGAAGGAAATCAGTCCATCGATGCCAAACCACTTGTTTATGGTCAGTCCATCACGGATGCTTGTGTTTCTTGGGAAACGACAGTTCCTATGCTCGAACGATTGGCAGAAGCGGCTAAAAAAAGAAAGTAA
- a CDS encoding rhodanese-like domain-containing protein yields the protein MVPEIDVVSFKKRLDARAEGKDDFFVLDVRNPNEQQIALVPGTDKLIPVSELAARIEELKSQIDKEILVYCRSGGRSGMACGILAQAGFKSYKNVAGGTLAYSDLVDPSMQKY from the coding sequence ATGGTACCGGAAATTGATGTAGTAAGTTTTAAAAAACGTTTGGATGCACGCGCAGAAGGCAAAGATGATTTTTTTGTATTGGATGTAAGAAACCCAAACGAACAACAAATTGCTCTCGTTCCTGGTACAGACAAACTCATTCCCGTGAGTGAACTTGCTGCCCGTATCGAAGAGTTAAAAAGCCAAATCGATAAAGAAATATTAGTGTATTGCCGTTCGGGTGGAAGGTCGGGAATGGCTTGTGGAATTTTGGCCCAAGCTGGATTCAAATCCTACAAAAACGTAGCTGGGGGCACCTTAGCTTATTCCGACTTAGTTGATCCCTCCATGCAAAAGTATTAA